GTCGCGTCGCTAAATCGCGGAAACGCTGCCGAATTACTCCGTCGGTGAGAGCAATGCCACATCACATGGTCATCACAAAGCCTCCGATTCGACGGGGTCACCAGCTCACTCCCTGTAGCTTCGGTTTCGTGCGTACCGAACGAAACCGCGCCCGGCTCGACCGGGTCTTCGCGCGGCTGGACCGCGAGCCGGAACGGCCGGCTCACATCGAGGTCCCCTCGATGAGCCGGCACCGGGTCGTGTTCTTCGGCGCGACTCTGGTGTTCTACGCGGCCATCATCGCCGCCGTGGTGGAGACGACCTGGCTGGTGCGCCTGGACTGGCAGGTCATGTTCTTCCGCCCGTACCAGCAGTGGCCCGAGATCCACGCCTTCCTGGACTACTACGTCGTCCTCGGGCAGCGCGGCCCGACCGCGGTGATGGTGGCGGCCTGGCTGGGCTGGCGCTCCTGGCGGCAGCACACCCTGCGCCCGCTGCTCGCCCTTGGCACCTCACTGCTGCTGCTCAACGTCACGGTGGGCGCCGCCAAGCTCGGCATGGGCAGGCTCGGCCCGCACTACGCCACCGTCATCGGCTCCAACGAGATGTGGAAGGACGGCGACATATTTCCTTCGGGACACACTGCCAACGCGGTCGTGACCTGGGGAATCCTCGCCTACCTCGCCTCCACCCCGCAGGCCAGGCGGTGGCTCTCGGCACTCTCCGCGGTGGTCGCCCTCGGCGTCGGCCTGACCACCGTCTACCTCGGTACGCACTGGCTGAGCGACGTCCTGCTCGGCTGGGCCGCCGGACTGCTCATCCTGCTGGCCCTGCCCTGGTTCGAGCCGCTGTTCGCCACCGTGGAGGCACGGCTGCTGCGGCTGCGCGACCTGGTCCGCGACCGCCGCTTCGCCGCACCGGTCCCGCTCACCCCGGTACCGGCCATGGTCCCGGCGGATCCCGCCGATCCCGTACCGGCCCGTGGCACGGATGTGGCGGCCCTGGGCACGGACATGGGCACGCGCGAGGGCGCCCGCTATCCGCGGCACGGGCACAGCGCCGCGCCCGGCGGCCTCCATCCGGTACGCGGCGAGCGCACGCCGGGTGCGCCGACAGGCGGCCGAAGACCCACGCACGGCGACCGGCTGCCGCGCACCAACCCCTCGGCCCGGCCGGTCACGGGGTCCTGAGCGCGGGGCGCCACGTGAGAGGCGGGACAGGCGGAGCGCAGGCGCCGTCGGCCGCTCACGGACCGCGGCGGCGGACGCTCCCGCGACAGCGGTGATCGCCCCGCGACGACACCGGCCGTCTCGGCGGCAACGGACGACGAAAGACGACGACAGGGGCGGGGCCCGGCTTCATGAGCCGGGCCCCGCCCCTGTGTTCGCCTGTCGTCGCCGGTCCGTGCCCGCACGGGCCCGGCCGGGCCTCAGCCCTTCCAGGAGCGGCGTACGACGCCGTCGGCGACCTCGAAGTTCACTCGGCCCACCAGGTATTCCATGGTGATGAACGCGCCCGGCGGCACGGAGCGGATGGTCGACCAGCCGCGCGCGCGGGCCCGTTCCTCGGCCTGCTCGGCGTCGAGTCCGACGTACGCCTCGAGGTCGTCGTCGGGTTCCTTGGGCGGGGTGGGGAGGGATGACATGCGGCCCACGTTAGGTGGCACGGCGGGCGGACGAAAGGCCGGGGCGGGCGAGCCGGCCCCGGCCACATACACCCAGCGTGACCGATAGCCTTCCCGTCACGCTTGTGTCACAGGTGATCAACACGGCTATCCGGGATTGCCGCTTCGCACGGCCGAGCGGTTACCCCACCGGGCGACACCCGGACGGGTTAATTCCGTGGCGGCCCGCCCGGCGGCGAAAATAACGGCCCGGAATTGCGTGCAAAACTGATTCCGCGTCATCCATTTTCCGGCCGGGAGTAATTCCCGCGAGGCGGACCGCCATCGAACCTTCACCCCGTTCGCACAGGATCCGCGTCCGACCGGAACTGGCGCTCATCACCCGGCGGCGAGAGGAAGGCGGGCACGCCATGGGCGCCCCGACCACGGACCGGCCCCTCACGGACCGGGTTCCCCGGCAGCGGAGCCGCGGCCGCGTCCTCGTGGACTGGCTCACCACGACCGACCACAAGAAGATCGGCCACCTCTATCTCGCCACCTCCTTCGGGTTCTTCCTCGTCGGGGGTCTGATGGCCCTGATCATGCGGGCCGAGCTGGCCCGGCCGGGGCTCCAGGGGCTGTCCAACGAACAGTTCAACCAGCTTTTCACCCTGCACGGGACGATCATGCTGCTGCTGTTCGCCACCCCGACCTTCGCCGGTTTCGCCAACGAGATCGTGCCGCTCCAGATCGGCGCCCCCGATGTCGCCTTCCCGCGGCTGAACATGCTCTCGTACTGGCTGTTCCTGTTCGGCGGCCTGATGGTGCTCGGCTCGCTCCTGACGCCCGACGGCGCGGCCGACTTCGGCTGGTTCGCCTACGCCCCGCTCAACGGGCCCGAACACTCCCCCGGCATCGGCGCAGACCTGTGGATCATGGGCCTCGCGCTCGCCGGTTTCGGCACGATTCTCGGCTCGGTGAACTTCCTGACCACCATCATCGGAATGCGGGCGCCGGGCATGACCATGTTCCGGCTGCCGATCTTCACCTGGAACGTGCTTTTCACGACGATTCTCGTACTGATCGCCTTCCCGGTACTCGCCGCCGCCCTGCTCGTCCTCGAATCGGACCGGCGCTTCGGCACCGTGGTCTTCGACGCGCAGTACGGCGGGGCGCTGCTGTGGCAGCACCTGTTCTGGTTCTTCGGGCACCCCGAGGTGTACATCATCGCGCTGCCGTTCTTCGGCATCATCACCGAGATCATCCCGGTCTTCGCCAGAAAGCCGATCTTCGGCTACGTGACCCTGGTCGGCGCGACGATGGCGATCACGGGACTGTCCGCGGTCGTCTGGGCGCACCACATGTTCGCCACCGGCGGGGTGCTGCTGCCCTACTTCTCGCTGATGTCCTTCCTGATCGCCGTCCCCACCGGCGTGAAGTTCTTCAACTGGTCGGGGACGATGCTCAGGGGCTCGCTCTCCTTCGAGACACCGATGCTCTGGGCGACCGGCTTTCTGGTGTCCTTCCTCTTCGGCGGGCTCACCGGAGTCATCCTGGCCTCCCCGCCGATGGACTTCCACGTCACCGACACGTACTTCGTCGTCGGGCACTTCCACTACGTCGTGTTCGGCACCGTCGTCTTCGCCATGTTCGCCGGATTCCACTTCTGGTGGCCGAAGTTCACCGGCAAGATGCTCGACGAACGGCTCGGGAAGATCCACTTCTGGACCCTGTTCATCGGCTTTCACACGACGTTCCTGGTGCACCACTGGCTGGGCGCCGAGGGCATGCCGCGCCGCTACGCCGACTACCTGGCCGCGGACGGCTTCACCGCGCTCAACACCCTGTCCACCATCGGGGCGTTCCTGCTCGGCATCTCCACGCTGCCGTTCCTCTACAACGTCTGGAAGACCGCCAAGTACGGCACCAAGGTGGAGGTCGACGACCCCTGGGGCTTCGGGCGCTCCCTGGAGTGGGCGACCTCCTGCCCGCCGCCCCGGCACAACTTCGTCGCCCTGCCCCGGATTCGCTCGGAGTCGCCCGCCTTCGACCTGCACCACCCGGACATCGCGTACCCCTCGCAGCTGCAGCGGCTGCCGGGCCACGGGCCGGGCGGCGAGGAACCGGGCGGCGACACGTTCGCCGAGCGCGGCTGAGCGCCCCGGCCCGGTTCAGCCGATGTCCACCCGCACCGACAGGTCGTTGTCGGCGGTGTAGTACGGAGTGACCCGCGCCCGCGCGCCCGAAGCTCCCGACACCGCGCCCGGGTAGACGAAGACCGGGCCGCGGTCGGCGATGTCGTCGAGCAGCCGCGCCACCCGGACCCGGGGCCCCGGCTCGCCCTCGGGCAGCAGCCACAGGTCCCAGACGCCCGCGCCCGCCGCGTCGGTGAGGTCCGCGCTCGGGACGGTCAGCGTGAAGTCGCGCCCGCTGCCGTCGAGTTCGGCGCGTACGACGGGCTTGGCGGCCTGGCGTCCACAGAGCTCCGCGTGTGCGCGGGCGCCGAGCAGCGTTCCGTGGAGCCGTCCGCGTACGGCCAACCTGCCCTCGGTGAGCACCAGTTCGGCCGCCTCCGCGTGCGGGGCGCGCCACCAGGAACGCACGCTGAGGTTGCCGTGCTTGGTGGCGTACGGGATGCGCGGGGACACCTGGCCGCCGGTCGCGTCGGGTTCCCGGTCCACGAGGCGGCGCAGGTCCAGGAGGCCGGGCAGCAGTCGCTCGGGCTCGCGGCCGGGCAGCGCGGCGAAGACGTCCCAGCGGCCCTCGGCCAGTGCGAGGGTCTCCGGCAGCCGGGCGCTCGGTCGTCCGTCGGCGTCGGGCTCGAACGGCAGCGTGACCTCGGCCGGGTCCTCGGACCCGCGCAGGCGCAGCAGCAGTTCGGCGCCGGTGGAGCCGGGAGCGTCGAGGACGAAGGTCAGGGTGCCGGATTCGTCGGCGCGGCAGTCGGCGTGCGGCGACGGGGCGGCGGGCGCCTGCCCGGCGTCGCTGAGGGCGGTGGCGTGCGGGGTGGTCATGCGGTGCGTCCCTTCGCGAGGACGGTACGGCTCAGGTCACGCAGGGCGAGGGCGCCGCCGAGCAGCGCGCCGCGGGTGCGGTGCAGCGAGCCGCGCATCCGGCCGCCGCCACGCCTGGTGAGGTCCTGGAGCAGGGATTCGAAGTGTTCGCCGACGCGCTGCGGGTCGAAGCGCTCGGAGTCCCGCAGCGCGGCGGCCGCCATCTCCCGGCGCAGGTCGTCGTCGTTGATGAGTTCGAGCAGACCGGCGGCGATGGACTTGGCGCTGCCCGGCTTCACCAGACGGCCGTCGACGCCGTCGTCGATGATCTCGCCGGGGCCGTGCGGGCAGTCGGTCGCCACCACGGGCACCCCGCAGCGCATGGCCTCGACGATGGTCATGCCGAAGGACTCCATGCTGGAGGTGACCGCGGCGATGGAGCCCTTGGCCCACTCCGGCTCTATCGGGTTGGCCCGGCCCATCAGGAACACATGGTTGTACAGGTCGAGTTGGTCGATCAGGGCGCGCAGCTTGTCCTCTTGCTTGCCCGCGCCGTAGATCCGCAGCCGCCAGTCCGGCCGGGACTCGCGGACCAGGTCGAAGGCGCGGATCAGCAGGTCGTACCGCTTGACCTTCTCCAGCCGCCCGGCCGCCACGATCAGCTTCGCCGAGCCGTCGGCCGGGGCGACCTGGGGCGCGGGCACGGAGTTGGGCACCGCCTCGATGCGTACCCCGGGCAGTCGCATGGTGGTGCGGTACGAGCGGGCGTCGGCCTCGGTGGTCGTGGTCAGGGCGTCCAGGCGAGGGTAGACGGCGGTCAACTGGCGCCGCAGCGCCTTGGAGTGGCTGTCCAGGGTCAGGTGTTCCTGGCCGATACGGACCGGGCCGGAGCGCGTCTCGCGGGCGAGGTGCACATTGAGCCCGGGCCGGGTGGCGATCACGACATCGGCCTCGACGCTCTTGAGATGGGCGGCGATGCGCCGGTCGGTGAGCGCGCTGTACTGCCCGTAGCGTCCCTCCGCACTGGGGAAGACCGAGGCGGGGCGCAGATAGTCGGGGTCCTCCCCCTCGTATCCCGGGCTGCCCTTGCGGATGTCGACCAGGCTGCGCACCTTCACCCGCGGGTCGTGGGCGAACGTCGGGCGGTCGCGGTGCCGGAAGACCGACACGATCTCGACGTCGTGGTGCTGGGCCAGGGTCTCGGCCAGGTTGTAGGTGGTCCGGATGGTGCCACCGATTCCGTACGCATTGTGCAGAAGAAATGAGATGTGCATACGGCCCCGTAATCGTGTTGTTCGATGCGAATGATCCGGACAGTTCCGGACAGTCCAGCTCATCCGCCTACCGGAAGGTTAGACCTGCGGGTTCACCGGAAGGTTGGGCTTCATCATGATCTTGTTCCAAGACTGTTTCCTCATTGAGAGGCAACCTTGGGAACTATTCGGTGTTCCCGCTGGTGGGTGAGGGTTCACGGTTGTTGGTCCGGTTTCCGC
This is a stretch of genomic DNA from Streptomyces sp. NA04227. It encodes these proteins:
- a CDS encoding phosphatase PAP2 family protein; amino-acid sequence: MRTERNRARLDRVFARLDREPERPAHIEVPSMSRHRVVFFGATLVFYAAIIAAVVETTWLVRLDWQVMFFRPYQQWPEIHAFLDYYVVLGQRGPTAVMVAAWLGWRSWRQHTLRPLLALGTSLLLLNVTVGAAKLGMGRLGPHYATVIGSNEMWKDGDIFPSGHTANAVVTWGILAYLASTPQARRWLSALSAVVALGVGLTTVYLGTHWLSDVLLGWAAGLLILLALPWFEPLFATVEARLLRLRDLVRDRRFAAPVPLTPVPAMVPADPADPVPARGTDVAALGTDMGTREGARYPRHGHSAAPGGLHPVRGERTPGAPTGGRRPTHGDRLPRTNPSARPVTGS
- a CDS encoding proteinase inhibitor I78; this encodes MSSLPTPPKEPDDDLEAYVGLDAEQAEERARARGWSTIRSVPPGAFITMEYLVGRVNFEVADGVVRRSWKG
- the ctaD gene encoding cytochrome c oxidase subunit I — translated: MGAPTTDRPLTDRVPRQRSRGRVLVDWLTTTDHKKIGHLYLATSFGFFLVGGLMALIMRAELARPGLQGLSNEQFNQLFTLHGTIMLLLFATPTFAGFANEIVPLQIGAPDVAFPRLNMLSYWLFLFGGLMVLGSLLTPDGAADFGWFAYAPLNGPEHSPGIGADLWIMGLALAGFGTILGSVNFLTTIIGMRAPGMTMFRLPIFTWNVLFTTILVLIAFPVLAAALLVLESDRRFGTVVFDAQYGGALLWQHLFWFFGHPEVYIIALPFFGIITEIIPVFARKPIFGYVTLVGATMAITGLSAVVWAHHMFATGGVLLPYFSLMSFLIAVPTGVKFFNWSGTMLRGSLSFETPMLWATGFLVSFLFGGLTGVILASPPMDFHVTDTYFVVGHFHYVVFGTVVFAMFAGFHFWWPKFTGKMLDERLGKIHFWTLFIGFHTTFLVHHWLGAEGMPRRYADYLAADGFTALNTLSTIGAFLLGISTLPFLYNVWKTAKYGTKVEVDDPWGFGRSLEWATSCPPPRHNFVALPRIRSESPAFDLHHPDIAYPSQLQRLPGHGPGGEEPGGDTFAERG
- a CDS encoding glycosyltransferase family 4 protein, coding for MHISFLLHNAYGIGGTIRTTYNLAETLAQHHDVEIVSVFRHRDRPTFAHDPRVKVRSLVDIRKGSPGYEGEDPDYLRPASVFPSAEGRYGQYSALTDRRIAAHLKSVEADVVIATRPGLNVHLARETRSGPVRIGQEHLTLDSHSKALRRQLTAVYPRLDALTTTTEADARSYRTTMRLPGVRIEAVPNSVPAPQVAPADGSAKLIVAAGRLEKVKRYDLLIRAFDLVRESRPDWRLRIYGAGKQEDKLRALIDQLDLYNHVFLMGRANPIEPEWAKGSIAAVTSSMESFGMTIVEAMRCGVPVVATDCPHGPGEIIDDGVDGRLVKPGSAKSIAAGLLELINDDDLRREMAAAALRDSERFDPQRVGEHFESLLQDLTRRGGGRMRGSLHRTRGALLGGALALRDLSRTVLAKGRTA